The following proteins are co-located in the Pyrobaculum calidifontis JCM 11548 genome:
- a CDS encoding cobalt-precorrin-7 (C(5))-methyltransferase, translating into MLYIVGVGPGDPSLATLKAVDTIRGCRVVLGWRSVVERFKHLLDGKEVVYLTYGNQEAELRRAAERAAGDEVCLLVHGDPLVSDWELLERVRALGVDFEVVNGVSSVNVALGRVGLDLAQVVFLTMHASRPQDVAEVACVARSRALVIFPPPGGIRRLAEALISLGMGKCRAVVLENLTLPGEWEWRGSVEEMAELDAGDLAAVVVDCRVS; encoded by the coding sequence ATGCTGTACATAGTGGGCGTGGGGCCTGGAGACCCCTCTCTGGCCACGTTGAAAGCCGTAGATACAATCCGCGGGTGCAGAGTGGTGTTGGGCTGGCGTAGCGTGGTGGAGAGGTTTAAACACCTGCTTGATGGAAAGGAGGTGGTTTATTTGACCTATGGGAATCAAGAGGCTGAGTTGAGGAGGGCGGCCGAGAGGGCCGCGGGCGATGAGGTCTGCCTCTTGGTGCATGGCGATCCCCTGGTCTCCGACTGGGAGCTTCTTGAGAGGGTAAGGGCGCTTGGCGTAGATTTCGAAGTGGTGAACGGCGTCTCCTCTGTAAACGTGGCGCTTGGAAGAGTGGGGCTGGACTTGGCTCAGGTGGTGTTTCTCACCATGCACGCCTCAAGGCCGCAGGACGTAGCCGAAGTGGCTTGTGTTGCAAGGAGCAGGGCGCTTGTAATTTTCCCTCCCCCTGGCGGAATTAGGCGGCTGGCAGAGGCGTTGATCTCGCTGGGCATGGGCAAGTGCCGCGCCGTGGTGCTGGAAAACCTTACTCTGCCGGGGGAGTGGGAGTGGAGGGGGTCTGTAGAAGAGATGGCAGAGCTCGACGCAGGGGACCTCGCGGCCGTCGTGGTGGACTGCCGTGTCTCTTGA